In Patescibacteria group bacterium, the following proteins share a genomic window:
- a CDS encoding helix-turn-helix domain-containing protein — translation MRKYMTIQEAADALGVSSQTLRNWEKAGELIPYRNPINKYRMYKVSQIESFIEEMRNERLKKSRFKLTVKIEQEKKFRLK, via the coding sequence ATGCGTAAATACATGACAATTCAAGAAGCAGCAGATGCACTGGGTGTATCGTCTCAAACACTTCGAAATTGGGAGAAAGCTGGTGAACTGATTCCATATCGTAACCCTATAAATAAGTACAGAATGTACAAAGTATCTCAAATTGAGTCATTTATTGAAGAAATGCGTAATGAGCGACTCAAGAAAAGTCGCTTCAAACTCACGGTCAAAATTGAACAGGAGAAGAAGTTTAGATTAAAATAG